A window of Pseudomonas guangdongensis contains these coding sequences:
- a CDS encoding methyl-accepting chemotaxis protein, producing the protein MKLKLTLSQRILAAVVAPLVAIFAILGGLITVQLNDSVPALIEDGSRAQVEARGDEVSRWLGGYQRWLGLLAQDSELRDGRELAAYQAWLAQRHKGDAAIETLFFANRDGLAITHDGKAPNVREREYFRKLVVEGSAERVLANPVLSLVTGRPVAVMAEVVTDARGERIGLVAMALSMDELSRMASGLEMGAGSYGWVVDGNGMLVAHPSPEARMKINVTAADQHGYRGLDAHGQRFVRGEAGIGGILNPQGEAMTMIWSPISGTPNWTVGVSVPDSTFTAATRSLLWGVGLVIGLSLLIIVVLNTVVTRRLLRPISHTARAMEDIARGEGDLTRRLQVSSNDELGELARQFNAFVERMQGTLKEVRKSTYAVLDGSQQVSQGAEELAARTEQLAANLQETSASMEEITSTVSHTTESASQANQLASGAAHITRQGSEAMQQVGSTMGEINESAGRIGDIISMIDSIAFQTNILALNASVEAARAGEHGRGFAVVAQEVRTLASRAGAAAQEIRALIDTSVGHTRQGTQIVQKAGGTMREILDSVTRVSDVIAEISSSAREQSAGIGQINTAVAEMDAMTQANAAMVQQSSSAAQQMRESALRLGELVDGFILGDEEPAAGGNRNGAPQTATRPSRSVEFG; encoded by the coding sequence ATGAAACTGAAACTGACCCTCAGCCAGCGCATTCTCGCCGCCGTGGTCGCCCCGCTGGTGGCCATCTTTGCCATCCTCGGCGGGCTGATCACCGTCCAGCTCAACGATTCGGTGCCGGCCCTCATCGAGGACGGCAGCCGCGCCCAGGTCGAGGCCCGCGGCGACGAAGTCAGCCGCTGGCTGGGCGGCTACCAGCGCTGGCTGGGCCTGCTGGCCCAGGACAGCGAACTGCGCGACGGCCGCGAACTGGCGGCCTACCAGGCCTGGCTGGCGCAGCGTCACAAGGGCGATGCGGCCATCGAGACGCTGTTCTTCGCCAACCGCGACGGCCTGGCCATCACCCACGACGGCAAGGCGCCCAACGTGCGCGAGCGCGAGTACTTCAGGAAGCTGGTGGTCGAGGGCAGCGCCGAGCGCGTCCTCGCCAATCCGGTCCTCTCGCTGGTCACCGGCCGCCCGGTGGCGGTGATGGCCGAGGTGGTCACCGACGCCCGCGGCGAGCGCATCGGCCTGGTGGCGATGGCCCTGTCGATGGACGAGCTGTCGCGCATGGCCTCGGGGCTGGAAATGGGCGCCGGCAGCTACGGCTGGGTGGTCGACGGCAACGGCATGCTGGTCGCCCACCCCTCGCCCGAGGCGCGGATGAAGATCAACGTGACCGCCGCCGACCAGCACGGCTATCGCGGCCTGGATGCCCACGGCCAGCGCTTCGTGCGCGGCGAGGCGGGGATCGGCGGGATCCTCAACCCGCAGGGCGAGGCGATGACCATGATCTGGTCGCCGATTTCCGGCACCCCGAACTGGACGGTCGGCGTATCGGTGCCGGACAGCACCTTCACCGCTGCCACCCGCAGCCTGCTGTGGGGCGTCGGTCTGGTGATCGGCCTGTCGCTGCTGATCATCGTGGTGCTGAACACCGTGGTGACCCGCCGCCTGCTGCGCCCGATCAGCCACACCGCGCGGGCCATGGAGGATATCGCCCGCGGCGAGGGTGACCTGACCCGGCGTCTGCAGGTGTCCAGCAACGACGAACTGGGCGAGCTGGCGCGGCAGTTCAACGCCTTCGTCGAGCGCATGCAGGGCACCCTGAAGGAAGTGCGCAAGAGTACCTACGCGGTGCTGGACGGCTCCCAGCAGGTCAGCCAGGGCGCCGAGGAGCTGGCGGCGCGTACCGAGCAGCTGGCGGCCAACCTGCAGGAAACCTCGGCCTCGATGGAGGAGATCACCTCCACGGTGAGCCACACCACCGAGTCGGCCAGCCAGGCCAACCAACTGGCCAGCGGCGCGGCGCACATCACCCGCCAGGGCAGCGAGGCGATGCAGCAGGTGGGCAGCACCATGGGCGAGATCAACGAGTCGGCGGGCCGCATCGGCGACATCATCTCGATGATCGACTCGATCGCCTTCCAGACCAACATCCTCGCCCTCAACGCCTCGGTGGAGGCGGCGCGGGCCGGCGAGCACGGTCGCGGCTTCGCGGTGGTCGCCCAGGAAGTGCGCACCCTGGCCAGCCGCGCCGGTGCGGCGGCGCAGGAGATCCGCGCGCTGATCGACACCTCGGTCGGCCACACCCGCCAGGGTACGCAGATCGTGCAGAAGGCCGGCGGCACCATGCGCGAGATCCTCGACAGCGTCACCCGGGTGTCCGACGTGATCGCCGAGATCAGCAGCAGCGCCCGCGAGCAGAGTGCCGGCATCGGCCAGATCAACACCGCGGTGGCGGAGATGGATGCGATGACCCAGGCCAATGCGGCGATGGTCCAGCAGAGCTCCAGCGCCGCGCAGCAGATGCGCGAGAGCGCGCTGCGCCTGGGCGAACTGGTCGATGGCTTCATCCTCGGCGACGAGGAGCCGGCGGCAGGCGGCAATCGCAACGGCGCGCCGCAGACGGCGACCCGGCCGAGCCGCAGCGTCGAGTTCGGCTGA
- a CDS encoding acetyl-CoA hydrolase/transferase family protein produces the protein MSQYSDRIRLQSLTDKITTAEEAAKLVKNGNTVGMSGFTRAGEAKKLPIALSERARQEELKITLITGASLGNDMDKLMAESGLLARRMPFQSDAGLRKAINSGEVMFIDQHLSDTAEQLRAGSLPKVDVAIIEACAITENGGIVPTTSVGNSASFAEADVVIVELNLAHPAALEGLHDIYLPAKRPGRGPIPLINGQDRIGTPYIPCDPAKIAAIVITDQEDSYSAVLPSDDETQAIADHLIAFLEKEVECGNLTPSLLPLQAGVGTIANAVMSGLLKSNFTGMTMYSEVLQDSTFELFDAGKLAAASGCSFTLSERMCHHVMANLDKYKDKLVLRPQEISNHPEIVRRIGIIGINTALEFDMYGNVNSTHVNGTHMMNGLGGSGDFTRNAHLAIFVTKSIAKGGAISSAVPMIPHVDHNEHDVDIIVTEQGLADLRGLAPRERAQVIIDNCVHPDFRPAMQDYFDRACATVGGQTPHILSEAFSWHTNMQQTGHMLGKK, from the coding sequence ATGTCCCAGTACTCCGATCGTATTCGCCTGCAGTCCCTGACCGACAAGATCACCACCGCCGAAGAAGCGGCCAAGCTGGTCAAGAACGGCAACACCGTTGGCATGAGCGGCTTCACCCGCGCCGGCGAAGCCAAGAAGCTGCCGATCGCCCTGTCCGAGCGCGCTCGCCAGGAAGAACTGAAGATCACCCTGATCACCGGCGCCAGCCTGGGCAACGATATGGACAAGCTGATGGCCGAATCCGGTCTGCTGGCCCGCCGCATGCCGTTCCAGTCCGACGCCGGCCTGCGCAAGGCGATCAACAGCGGCGAAGTGATGTTCATCGACCAGCACCTCTCCGACACCGCCGAGCAGCTGCGTGCCGGCAGCCTGCCGAAGGTCGACGTGGCGATCATCGAAGCCTGCGCCATCACCGAGAACGGCGGCATCGTGCCGACCACCTCCGTGGGCAACTCGGCCAGCTTCGCCGAAGCCGACGTGGTCATCGTCGAGCTGAACCTGGCCCACCCGGCCGCCCTGGAAGGCCTGCACGACATCTACCTGCCGGCCAAGCGCCCGGGCCGCGGCCCGATCCCGCTGATCAACGGCCAGGATCGTATCGGCACCCCGTACATTCCCTGCGACCCGGCGAAGATCGCCGCCATCGTCATCACCGACCAGGAAGACTCCTACTCCGCGGTGCTGCCGTCCGACGACGAGACCCAGGCCATCGCCGACCACCTGATCGCCTTCCTGGAGAAGGAAGTCGAGTGCGGCAACCTGACCCCCAGCCTGCTGCCGCTGCAGGCCGGCGTCGGCACCATCGCCAACGCCGTGATGAGCGGCCTGCTGAAGTCCAACTTCACCGGCATGACCATGTACTCCGAGGTGCTGCAGGACTCCACCTTCGAACTGTTCGACGCCGGCAAGCTGGCCGCCGCCTCCGGCTGTTCCTTCACCCTGTCCGAGCGCATGTGCCACCACGTGATGGCCAACCTCGACAAGTACAAGGACAAGCTGGTGCTGCGCCCGCAGGAAATCTCCAACCACCCGGAGATCGTCCGTCGCATCGGCATCATCGGCATCAACACCGCCCTCGAGTTCGACATGTACGGCAACGTCAACTCGACCCACGTCAACGGCACCCACATGATGAACGGCCTCGGCGGCTCGGGCGACTTCACCCGCAACGCCCACCTGGCCATCTTCGTCACCAAGTCCATCGCCAAGGGCGGCGCCATCTCCTCCGCCGTGCCGATGATCCCGCACGTCGACCACAACGAGCACGACGTCGACATCATCGTCACCGAGCAGGGTCTGGCCGACCTGCGCGGCCTGGCCCCGCGCGAGCGTGCCCAGGTGATCATCGACAACTGCGTGCACCCGGACTTCCGCCCGGCCATGCAGGACTACTTCGACCGCGCCTGCGCCACCGTCGGCGGCCAGACCCCGCACATCCTCAGCGAGGCCTTCTCCTGGCACACCAACATGCAGCAGACCGGCCACATGCTGGGCAAGAAGTGA
- a CDS encoding ArsR/SmtB family transcription factor translates to MAAHPVDLSPLQQAAGRAARLLKTLGNPERLLLFCQLAEGERSVGELQATLGILQPTLSQQLGVLRREALVATRRAGKQVYYRITDPAALALIHTLYRQFCTEECP, encoded by the coding sequence ATGGCCGCCCATCCCGTCGATCTGTCGCCCCTGCAGCAAGCCGCCGGCCGGGCGGCCCGCCTGCTCAAGACGCTGGGCAATCCCGAGCGCCTGCTGCTGTTCTGCCAGCTGGCCGAGGGCGAGCGCAGCGTCGGCGAGCTGCAGGCAACGCTGGGCATCCTCCAGCCAACCCTGTCGCAGCAGCTCGGCGTGCTGCGCCGCGAGGCGCTGGTGGCGACCCGCCGCGCCGGCAAACAGGTCTACTACCGGATCACCGACCCGGCGGCGCTGGCGCTGATCCATACCCTTTATCGGCAGTTCTGCACGGAGGAGTGTCCATGA
- a CDS encoding YeeE/YedE family protein: MNIDWASFTPWSALAGGILLGLASGLFVLANGRIAGISGLLGSLFNPQAGGRLDSLLFVLGLLLAPWLWQAFAALPAIEMQVGVPALLLAGLLVGFGARLGAGCTSGHGICGLSRLSPRSLVATLCFMASGFASVFVVRHLLGA; encoded by the coding sequence ATGAACATCGACTGGGCCAGTTTCACCCCCTGGAGCGCGCTGGCCGGCGGCATCCTGCTCGGCTTGGCGAGCGGGCTGTTCGTCCTGGCCAACGGGCGCATCGCCGGGATCAGCGGGCTGCTCGGCAGCCTGTTCAATCCGCAGGCCGGCGGCCGCCTGGACAGCCTGCTGTTCGTCCTCGGCCTGCTGCTGGCGCCCTGGCTGTGGCAGGCGTTCGCCGCCTTGCCGGCCATCGAGATGCAGGTCGGCGTGCCGGCCCTGCTGCTGGCCGGCCTGCTGGTCGGCTTCGGCGCGCGCCTCGGCGCCGGCTGCACCAGCGGCCATGGCATCTGCGGCCTGTCGCGGCTGTCGCCGCGCTCGCTGGTCGCCACCCTGTGCTTCATGGCCAGCGGTTTCGCCAGCGTCTTCGTCGTCCGCCACCTGCTCGGAGCCTGA
- a CDS encoding YeeE/YedE family protein, translating to MSRLTAFLAGLLFGLGLLLAGMADPAKVLAFLDLAGAWDPSLALVMGGGIAAALLPFTLAKRRQRSLTGCPMQLPSKRQPDRALVTGSLIFGIGWGIAGICPGPALVVLGSGHAGILPFVIAMLAGMGLYQWYDSHRA from the coding sequence ATGAGTCGTCTGACCGCCTTTCTCGCCGGGCTGCTGTTCGGCCTCGGCCTGCTGCTGGCCGGTATGGCCGATCCGGCCAAGGTGCTGGCCTTCCTCGACCTGGCCGGCGCCTGGGACCCGTCGCTGGCGCTGGTCATGGGCGGCGGCATCGCCGCCGCGCTGTTGCCCTTCACCCTCGCCAAGCGCCGCCAGCGTTCGCTGACCGGCTGCCCGATGCAGCTGCCGAGCAAGCGCCAGCCGGATCGCGCGCTGGTGACCGGCAGCCTGATCTTCGGCATCGGCTGGGGCATCGCCGGCATCTGTCCGGGGCCGGCGCTAGTGGTGCTGGGCAGCGGGCATGCCGGCATCCTGCCGTTCGTGATCGCCATGCTGGCCGGCATGGGGCTCTACCAGTGGTACGACAGCCACCGGGCGTGA
- a CDS encoding c-type cytochrome: protein MMKKLIACSAGLLMAGAASLAMAQVSPEDQIKFRKAGYSYMSWNMGKLKAQVIDGSVAYDQKQVEAAANAIAAIANSGMGALYGPGTEKSVGNQKTRVKPEFFTQKDEVAKVAIAFNQAANELAKVAAGGDKAAIAKAFGDVGKSCKGCHDQFRMD from the coding sequence ATGATGAAGAAACTGATTGCCTGCAGCGCCGGTCTGCTGATGGCCGGCGCGGCCAGCCTGGCCATGGCCCAGGTCAGCCCGGAAGACCAGATCAAGTTCCGCAAGGCCGGCTACAGCTACATGTCCTGGAACATGGGCAAGCTCAAGGCGCAGGTCATCGACGGCTCGGTCGCCTACGACCAGAAGCAGGTCGAAGCCGCCGCCAACGCCATCGCCGCCATCGCCAACTCCGGCATGGGCGCGCTGTACGGGCCGGGCACCGAGAAGTCGGTCGGCAACCAGAAGACCCGCGTCAAGCCGGAATTCTTCACCCAGAAGGACGAGGTCGCCAAGGTGGCCATCGCCTTCAACCAGGCCGCCAACGAGCTGGCCAAGGTTGCCGCCGGCGGCGACAAGGCGGCCATCGCCAAGGCCTTCGGCGACGTGGGCAAGAGCTGCAAGGGCTGCCACGACCAGTTCCGCATGGACTGA
- a CDS encoding cytochrome b/b6 domain-containing protein: MTIHVHIWDLPTRLFHWLLALSVSAALLTGWLGGNWMAWHGRLGLFVAGLLAFRLAWGVLGSTYVRFGQVLHLPQSLPAYLRGEWHGAGHNPLGWLSVLAMLGALGFQVASGLVANDDIAFTGPLYRLVDGDTSSALTGLHRQGMWLVIALIVLHLAALLFYRLVHGENLIEAMLHGKRRVPAARPVNPASGGSLPALLVALAFAGATVWAAGGSWIPAPPPPPVQSTPAW; encoded by the coding sequence ATGACCATCCACGTCCACATCTGGGATCTGCCCACCCGTCTCTTCCACTGGCTGCTCGCCCTCAGCGTCAGCGCCGCGCTGCTCACCGGCTGGCTCGGCGGCAACTGGATGGCCTGGCACGGCCGTCTGGGCCTGTTCGTCGCCGGCCTGCTGGCCTTCCGCCTGGCCTGGGGCGTGCTCGGCTCCACCTACGTGCGCTTCGGCCAGGTGCTGCACCTGCCGCAGAGCCTGCCGGCCTACCTGCGCGGCGAATGGCACGGCGCCGGCCACAACCCCCTGGGCTGGCTGTCGGTGCTGGCGATGCTCGGCGCGCTGGGCTTCCAGGTCGCCAGCGGCCTGGTGGCCAACGACGACATCGCCTTCACCGGCCCGCTGTACCGGCTGGTCGACGGCGACACCAGCAGCGCCCTGACCGGCCTGCACCGCCAGGGCATGTGGCTGGTGATCGCGCTGATCGTCCTGCACCTGGCCGCGCTGCTGTTCTACCGCCTGGTGCATGGCGAGAACCTGATCGAGGCGATGCTGCACGGCAAGCGTAGGGTGCCGGCCGCGCGGCCGGTCAATCCGGCCAGCGGCGGCAGCCTGCCGGCGCTGCTGGTTGCCCTGGCCTTCGCCGGGGCCACCGTCTGGGCGGCCGGCGGCAGCTGGATTCCCGCCCCGCCGCCGCCCCCGGTGCAGAGCACGCCGGCCTGGTAA
- a CDS encoding TRAP transporter permease — protein sequence MQDKPLSTEELIAQDVGGRSPAGAMAGIIAGLALLWSLFQLWIASPLPFVFGFGVFNDTETRAIHLAFALLLAFLAYPAFRRSPRDRVPLADIALGLAAAACAAYLFVAYEQLAQRPGNLTTLDLVTACIGIPLLLEAARRALGPALAVIALAFLAYSVAGPWMPALLAHRGVSFSALANHQWITTEGVFGIALGVSTSFVFLFVLFGALLERAGAGHYFIQLAFSLLGHLRGGPAKAAVVSSALTGVISGSSIANVVTTGTFTIPMMKKVGFSKEKAGAVEVASSVNGQIMPPVMGAAAFLMVEYVGMPYVEIIKHAFLPAAISYIALFYIVHLEALKLGLQPIGARQPKPWLRRLTGFAFGAALISGLSLAVYYGLGWLKPALGDYALPGIGALLAVAYLGLLKIAASHPPLPAEDPDKPLDALPETRAVLLSGLHFLLPVVVLVWCLMIERLSPGLSAFWGTMMLVVILLTQRPLLGWLRGDGGETHGSFIDGCVDLREGLIAGARNMIGIGIATATAGIIVGAVSQTGVGLVLADLVEFLSMGNLLLMLALTAVFSLILGMGLPTTANYIVVSSLLAPVIVALGQQNGLIVPLIAVHLFVFYFGIMADVTPPVGLASFAAAAVSKGDPIKTGLVAFFYSLRTAALPFLFIFNTDLLLIDVGFAHGVLIFVVATVAMLIFAAATQGFFLVKSRWYESLLLLLIAFSLFRPGFWMDMLHDPYRAVPPAELARALGEVEADSNLRLRIQGEDALGDPRTFTVLLPVPAGATGEERLGKLGLQLYEQDGKTLIDNVAFGSPAADLGLEFDQQILDVRAPTARWPKELIWLPAFALFGLVWLLQDRRRRAAAVLPARS from the coding sequence CGCCCTGCTGCTGGCCTTCCTCGCCTACCCGGCGTTCAGGCGCTCGCCGCGCGACCGCGTGCCGCTTGCCGACATCGCCCTCGGCCTGGCCGCCGCGGCCTGCGCCGCCTACCTGTTCGTCGCCTACGAGCAGCTGGCGCAACGCCCGGGCAACCTCACCACCCTCGACCTGGTCACCGCCTGCATCGGCATCCCGCTGCTGCTGGAGGCCGCGCGCCGCGCCCTCGGCCCGGCGCTGGCGGTGATCGCCCTGGCGTTCCTCGCCTACAGCGTCGCCGGGCCGTGGATGCCGGCGCTGCTCGCCCACCGCGGGGTGAGCTTCAGCGCGCTGGCCAACCACCAGTGGATCACCACCGAAGGCGTGTTCGGCATCGCCCTCGGCGTGTCGACCAGCTTCGTGTTCCTCTTCGTGCTGTTCGGCGCGCTGCTCGAACGCGCCGGCGCCGGCCATTACTTCATCCAGCTGGCCTTCAGCCTGCTCGGCCACCTGCGCGGCGGCCCGGCCAAGGCCGCCGTGGTGTCCTCGGCGTTGACCGGGGTGATCAGCGGCTCGTCGATCGCCAACGTGGTGACCACCGGCACCTTCACCATCCCGATGATGAAGAAAGTCGGCTTCTCCAAGGAGAAGGCCGGCGCGGTGGAGGTAGCCTCCTCGGTCAACGGCCAGATCATGCCGCCGGTGATGGGCGCCGCCGCCTTCCTGATGGTCGAGTACGTCGGCATGCCCTACGTGGAGATCATCAAGCACGCCTTCCTGCCGGCGGCGATCTCCTACATCGCGCTGTTCTACATCGTCCACCTCGAAGCGCTGAAACTCGGCCTGCAGCCGATCGGCGCGCGTCAGCCCAAGCCCTGGCTGCGCCGCCTGACCGGCTTCGCCTTCGGCGCCGCGCTGATCTCCGGCCTGTCGCTGGCGGTCTACTACGGCCTCGGCTGGCTCAAGCCGGCGCTCGGCGACTACGCCCTGCCGGGCATCGGCGCGCTGCTCGCGGTGGCCTACCTGGGCCTCTTGAAGATCGCCGCCAGCCACCCGCCGCTGCCCGCCGAGGATCCCGACAAGCCGCTCGACGCACTGCCGGAAACCCGCGCGGTGCTGCTCTCCGGCCTGCACTTCCTGCTGCCGGTGGTGGTGCTGGTCTGGTGCCTGATGATCGAGCGCCTGTCCCCCGGCCTGTCGGCCTTCTGGGGCACCATGATGCTGGTGGTGATCCTGCTCACCCAGCGCCCGCTGCTCGGCTGGCTGCGCGGCGACGGCGGCGAAACCCACGGCAGCTTCATCGACGGCTGCGTCGACCTGCGCGAGGGCCTGATCGCCGGCGCGCGCAACATGATCGGCATCGGCATCGCCACGGCCACCGCCGGGATCATCGTCGGTGCGGTGTCGCAGACCGGCGTCGGCCTGGTGCTCGCCGACCTGGTCGAGTTCCTGTCGATGGGCAACCTGCTGCTGATGCTGGCGCTCACCGCGGTGTTCAGCCTGATCCTCGGCATGGGCCTGCCGACCACCGCCAACTACATCGTGGTGTCCAGCCTGCTGGCGCCGGTGATCGTCGCCCTCGGCCAGCAGAACGGTCTGATCGTGCCGCTGATCGCCGTGCACCTGTTCGTCTTCTACTTCGGCATCATGGCCGACGTCACCCCGCCGGTGGGCCTGGCCTCGTTCGCCGCCGCTGCGGTGTCCAAGGGCGATCCGATCAAGACCGGCCTGGTGGCGTTCTTCTACAGCCTGCGCACCGCGGCGCTGCCGTTCCTGTTCATCTTCAACACCGACCTGCTGCTGATCGACGTGGGCTTCGCCCATGGCGTGCTGATCTTCGTCGTCGCCACCGTGGCGATGCTGATCTTCGCCGCCGCCACCCAGGGCTTCTTCCTGGTCAAGAGCCGCTGGTACGAGAGCCTGCTGCTCCTGCTGATCGCCTTCAGCCTGTTCCGCCCGGGCTTCTGGATGGACATGCTGCACGACCCCTACCGCGCAGTGCCGCCGGCCGAACTGGCCCGCGCGCTCGGCGAAGTGGAGGCCGACAGCAACCTGCGCCTGCGCATCCAGGGCGAAGACGCCCTGGGCGATCCGCGCACCTTCACCGTGCTGCTGCCGGTGCCGGCCGGCGCGACCGGCGAGGAGCGCCTCGGCAAGCTGGGCCTCCAACTCTACGAGCAGGACGGCAAGACGCTGATCGACAACGTCGCCTTCGGCAGCCCGGCGGCCGATCTGGGTCTGGAGTTCGACCAGCAGATCCTCGACGTGCGCGCGCCCACCGCGCGCTGGCCCAAGGAGCTGATCTGGCTGCCGGCCTTCGCCCTGTTCGGCCTGGTCTGGCTGCTGCAGGACCGGCGCCGGCGTGCCGCCGCCGTGCTACCCGCCCGCTCCTGA